One segment of Streptomyces sp. NA02950 DNA contains the following:
- a CDS encoding DUF397 domain-containing protein, whose amino-acid sequence MTNQHRRPAPEVDLTGAAWRKSSYSSGTGACVEIAVTGGIVALRDSNDISRPAMLFSADAWAAFVRGAVEGEFIQS is encoded by the coding sequence ATGACCAACCAGCACAGGCGACCGGCCCCAGAGGTCGATCTGACCGGCGCTGCCTGGCGTAAGAGCAGCTACAGCTCCGGCACCGGGGCCTGCGTCGAGATCGCCGTCACCGGCGGCATCGTGGCCCTGCGCGACTCCAACGACATCAGCAGGCCCGCGATGCTCTTCTCCGCCGACGCATGGGCCGCCTTCGTCCGTGGTGCCGTCGAGGGCGAGTTCATCCAGTCCTGA
- a CDS encoding helix-turn-helix transcriptional regulator yields MPPASGPTVRKRQLGAELRRLREAAGKKIEDAAAYLECSMSKVSRVETGQAPIKARDVRDLLDWYEVTDSAQVETVMQIHKDAQKQGWWAHYEEILPSGMATYAGLESDARTVRAYEPIFVHGLLQSEDYARAVIAAVRPNEPDEVERLVRFRMERQKLLTRSSHPLELWAVIEESALRRPVGGKEVMAAQINQLIRASALPNVTVQVMPNAKGAHMAMAGTFALLDFEPTTPSVVYVDSIAGNVYLEKERDVRKFTQTFDMVRAAGPDPQETPSILENLAKEMQQP; encoded by the coding sequence ATGCCACCAGCCAGCGGACCGACGGTGCGCAAGCGCCAGCTCGGTGCCGAGCTGCGCCGTCTGCGCGAGGCGGCAGGCAAGAAGATCGAGGACGCGGCGGCCTACTTGGAGTGCTCGATGTCCAAGGTCTCCCGGGTGGAAACCGGACAGGCTCCGATCAAGGCCCGGGACGTTCGCGACCTTCTGGACTGGTACGAGGTCACCGACTCCGCACAGGTGGAGACCGTGATGCAGATCCACAAGGACGCGCAGAAGCAGGGTTGGTGGGCCCACTATGAGGAGATCCTGCCGTCGGGCATGGCCACCTACGCAGGTCTGGAATCCGACGCCCGGACGGTCCGCGCCTACGAGCCGATCTTCGTGCACGGGCTGCTGCAGAGCGAGGACTACGCCCGTGCGGTCATCGCTGCGGTTCGCCCCAATGAGCCCGACGAGGTCGAACGGCTGGTCCGCTTCCGCATGGAGCGTCAAAAGCTGCTGACTCGCAGCTCCCACCCGTTGGAGCTGTGGGCAGTCATCGAGGAGTCCGCGCTGCGGCGCCCGGTAGGCGGCAAGGAAGTGATGGCCGCACAGATCAACCAGCTCATCCGAGCATCCGCCCTGCCGAACGTCACCGTGCAGGTCATGCCGAACGCCAAGGGCGCCCACATGGCCATGGCCGGAACGTTCGCCCTGCTGGACTTCGAACCGACCACCCCAAGCGTCGTCTACGTCGACTCCATCGCCGGGAATGTGTACCTGGAGAAGGAGCGCGACGTACGCAAGTTCACCCAGACCTTCGACATGGTCCGCGCAGCCGGCCCCGACCCCCAAGAGACCCCGAGCATCCTGGAAAACCTCGCGAAGGAGATGCAGCAGCCATGA
- a CDS encoding FxLD family lanthipeptide yields the protein MTTATPVRKPATEHTAVTEHGGESVDDAFVLDIHVISDVRPDLMPTACDTNDGCKKTCASACTST from the coding sequence ATGACCACCGCAACACCCGTAAGGAAGCCCGCCACCGAGCACACCGCCGTCACGGAGCACGGAGGCGAGAGCGTCGACGATGCCTTCGTCCTCGACATCCACGTCATCTCCGACGTCCGCCCCGACTTAATGCCCACGGCGTGCGACACCAACGACGGCTGCAAGAAGACCTGCGCGTCAGCCTGCACCAGCACCTGA
- a CDS encoding lantibiotic dehydratase: MRRSTRTPLYQHTPTALLRAASAPLTQAPAIWPDPSDSRAVRAWLVRTWTDPDTAEAIRVASPALADRLDATMRTSGELTAKQLRRLAQSTARYLLRATGRPTPFGLFAGIAPVTVADTTQVAFTDRHCSTAHVDAQWLADITTQLETIPALLDRLPVVFTNLAIRRGHHLQAPHGPNRVAIRHTSAVAAVQEAAASPLPLRTLADKLGSLFSTVSPGTVHTMLTELVRQGFLITSLRAPLTVADPLAHLIGRLYEAGADALPEAVGLLDELEAVRAAVHRHDHAPAGEQHRIRADLTGRMRRVSKAGRTPVGVGLRLGCEVHIPRRVAHEAERAASALLRLTREPTGTAAWGDWYTAFCERYGTGTQVPVTEAVHPDAGLGFPAGYPGSTHPRPRPVFTARDERLAALAWRAMADGSRQITLTDEEVDTLAGGLLDEQYIPPHVEISARIHATTANAVDRGDFTLTVAPGRSAGTFTARFADASSELAQVYATVPTITDGALPAQLSTPPVYPHAQNICRTPAFLPHVIPLGEHRDPTDDAEVIELEDLALTATRERLHLVSVSRRRVIEPQTFHALAIEKQLVPLARFLTQVPRAGLASWTEFDWGPHARLPFLPRVHYHRSILSPAQWRLTTDDLATSGPEDWHQTLTAWRAQWHCPAHVELRDDDRHLRLDLDVPLHTALIHTHLKRHGTAILTESADNADTLGWIDGHTHEIALPLVAARPPAPDPLTGPLPLVTNQRQGKTPMSAGSRWLNAKIPTHPEQMGEIIAHRLPDLLDVLGEETAYWFVRYRSAHEPDHLRLRIRTRDGSDTAAYAQALAQWSDQLRADHWAGPLTLEPYRPETGRYGTGAALEAAEAVFAADSAAVAAQLRHLPATTMDPIAFTTWGMTDTVRGFLGPDKAMQWLANRHAPKGKPADRATADEAIRLAQHTTPEALPSPVAAAWRARTASLTAYAAVLPEDMDTDAVLESLLHMHHNRARGIDRDGEAVCRRLARQAALAWKHRKDGGAR; the protein is encoded by the coding sequence GTGCGCAGGTCCACCCGCACGCCGCTTTACCAGCACACCCCCACCGCTCTGCTCCGAGCCGCATCCGCCCCGCTCACACAAGCCCCTGCCATCTGGCCCGACCCATCCGACAGTCGCGCTGTGCGGGCTTGGTTGGTGCGGACCTGGACAGATCCGGATACCGCCGAGGCCATCCGCGTGGCCAGCCCCGCCCTCGCCGACCGCCTCGACGCCACGATGAGAACGAGTGGCGAACTGACGGCGAAACAGCTGCGCCGCCTGGCACAGTCCACCGCCCGCTACCTACTCCGGGCCACCGGTCGCCCGACCCCGTTCGGCCTGTTCGCCGGGATCGCCCCGGTGACCGTGGCCGACACGACACAGGTAGCCTTCACCGACCGACACTGCAGCACGGCCCACGTAGACGCCCAGTGGCTGGCCGACATCACCACACAGCTGGAGACGATCCCCGCACTCCTCGATCGCCTCCCGGTCGTTTTCACCAATCTGGCCATCCGCCGCGGCCACCATCTGCAGGCGCCGCACGGGCCCAACCGAGTAGCGATCCGCCACACCAGCGCCGTCGCCGCAGTGCAGGAAGCGGCAGCATCCCCGCTCCCGCTGCGCACACTGGCAGACAAACTCGGCAGCCTCTTCTCCACCGTCTCGCCCGGCACGGTGCACACGATGCTCACCGAACTGGTCCGCCAGGGTTTTTTGATCACCAGCCTGCGAGCCCCTCTCACCGTCGCCGACCCGCTGGCCCACCTGATCGGCCGCCTGTACGAGGCAGGGGCCGACGCTCTGCCGGAGGCCGTCGGGCTGCTCGACGAGCTGGAGGCCGTCCGCGCCGCGGTCCACCGCCACGACCACGCACCAGCCGGAGAACAGCACCGCATCCGCGCGGACCTGACCGGCCGGATGCGCCGGGTCTCAAAGGCCGGACGCACCCCGGTGGGGGTCGGCCTCCGCCTCGGGTGCGAGGTGCACATTCCCCGCCGCGTCGCCCATGAGGCGGAGCGAGCCGCATCGGCGTTGCTGCGACTGACCCGCGAGCCGACCGGCACGGCCGCCTGGGGCGACTGGTACACCGCCTTTTGCGAACGGTACGGCACCGGCACCCAGGTCCCGGTCACCGAAGCCGTCCACCCGGACGCAGGCCTGGGCTTCCCGGCTGGGTACCCCGGCAGCACCCACCCCCGGCCCCGGCCCGTGTTCACCGCGCGGGACGAGCGGCTGGCCGCACTGGCCTGGCGTGCGATGGCCGACGGCAGCCGCCAGATCACACTCACCGACGAGGAAGTCGACACCCTGGCCGGGGGCCTGCTCGATGAGCAGTACATCCCGCCGCACGTCGAGATCTCCGCCCGCATCCACGCCACCACTGCCAACGCCGTCGACCGGGGCGATTTCACCCTCACCGTCGCCCCCGGCCGGTCGGCCGGGACGTTCACCGCCCGCTTCGCCGACGCCTCTTCCGAGCTCGCCCAGGTCTATGCCACGGTGCCGACCATCACCGACGGGGCTCTGCCCGCGCAGCTGTCCACCCCGCCCGTCTACCCGCACGCGCAGAACATCTGCCGCACTCCCGCCTTCCTCCCGCACGTCATCCCGCTCGGCGAACACCGGGACCCCACCGACGACGCCGAAGTGATCGAACTGGAAGACCTGGCGCTGACCGCCACCCGGGAACGGCTCCACCTGGTCAGCGTCTCCCGCCGCCGTGTGATCGAGCCGCAGACCTTCCACGCACTGGCGATCGAAAAGCAGCTGGTCCCGCTGGCCCGCTTCCTCACCCAGGTCCCGCGCGCCGGCCTGGCCTCTTGGACGGAGTTCGACTGGGGCCCCCACGCCCGGTTACCGTTCCTGCCACGCGTGCACTACCACCGCAGCATCCTCTCCCCGGCCCAGTGGCGGCTCACCACCGACGACCTCGCCACCAGCGGGCCAGAAGACTGGCACCAGACCCTGACCGCCTGGCGAGCGCAATGGCACTGCCCGGCACACGTGGAGCTGCGCGACGACGACCGTCATCTCCGCCTCGACCTCGACGTTCCACTGCACACCGCCCTCATACACACCCACCTGAAGAGGCACGGCACCGCCATCCTGACCGAATCCGCCGACAACGCCGACACGTTGGGATGGATCGACGGACACACCCACGAGATCGCCCTGCCCCTGGTCGCGGCCCGACCGCCCGCACCGGACCCGCTCACCGGCCCGCTGCCGCTGGTGACCAACCAACGACAGGGGAAGACTCCGATGTCGGCGGGCTCGCGCTGGCTGAACGCAAAGATCCCCACCCACCCCGAACAAATGGGCGAGATCATCGCCCACCGCCTCCCGGACCTCCTCGATGTACTGGGGGAGGAGACCGCGTACTGGTTCGTGCGCTACCGCTCCGCCCACGAACCCGACCACCTGCGCCTGCGTATCCGCACCCGAGACGGCAGCGACACCGCGGCGTACGCACAGGCACTCGCACAGTGGTCTGACCAGCTACGAGCCGACCACTGGGCAGGGCCGCTGACGTTGGAGCCATATCGGCCTGAGACCGGCCGCTATGGCACCGGAGCTGCGCTGGAGGCCGCTGAGGCGGTCTTCGCAGCCGACTCGGCCGCCGTGGCCGCCCAGCTACGCCACCTGCCCGCCACCACCATGGACCCCATCGCCTTCACCACCTGGGGCATGACCGACACCGTCCGAGGCTTCCTCGGCCCGGACAAGGCGATGCAGTGGCTGGCGAACCGACACGCGCCGAAAGGGAAGCCGGCCGACCGTGCGACGGCCGACGAGGCGATCCGCCTCGCCCAGCACACCACCCCCGAAGCTCTGCCCAGCCCGGTCGCAGCAGCGTGGCGCGCCCGCACCGCCTCCTTGACGGCGTACGCGGCGGTGCTGCCCGAGGACATGGACACCGACGCGGTCCTGGAGTCGCTGCTGCACATGCACCACAACCGCGCTCGCGGGATCGACCGCGACGGCGAGGCCGTCTGCCGCCGCTTGGCCCGGCAAGCCGCCCTCGCCTGGAAGCACCGCAAGGACGGCGGTGCCCGGTGA
- a CDS encoding lanthionine synthetase C family protein, protein MIPLTPPNDPPPGWAQSLSTGAAGIALAHMIAARTSTGDPATAHSWAAAMTREPVLAHPDTCGLFHGAPAVAFTLHTANQPAYQGALDTLDRHVIRLTHTRLAAAHERIDRGELPRMSEYDLISGLTGIGAYLMHRHSDSDLLKQVLAYLVRLAEPLTSNGEMLPGWWTSDGTDGRPSADGGHGNLGMAHGVSGPLALAATAMRHGITIPGQMHAIKLMCTWLDSWRRGTEGIPWWPETVSRTEHRAGATRQRGPGRPSWCYGNPGLTRAQQLAAVALGDTARQRHAEHALAACLADPHQLGQLTDASLCHGWAGLLQTARRAAADAHISSIADRLPDLRQYLDHHLEDRIPDDHGLLEGTAGIQLTRATTAVAWDTCLLLAG, encoded by the coding sequence GTGATCCCGCTGACACCGCCGAACGATCCGCCCCCGGGATGGGCACAGTCCTTATCCACCGGGGCCGCCGGAATCGCCCTCGCCCACATGATCGCCGCCCGCACCAGCACCGGCGACCCGGCGACCGCCCACTCCTGGGCCGCGGCCATGACCCGCGAACCTGTCCTGGCCCACCCTGACACCTGCGGCCTCTTCCACGGCGCCCCCGCCGTCGCCTTCACCCTCCACACCGCCAACCAGCCCGCCTACCAAGGCGCGTTGGACACCCTTGACCGCCATGTCATCCGCCTCACCCATACCCGCCTCGCGGCCGCACACGAGCGCATCGACCGCGGCGAGCTACCCCGGATGAGCGAGTACGACCTGATCAGCGGACTGACCGGCATCGGCGCCTACCTGATGCACCGGCACAGCGACAGCGACCTGCTCAAACAGGTGCTGGCCTACCTGGTGCGGCTGGCCGAGCCGCTCACCAGCAACGGCGAGATGCTGCCGGGCTGGTGGACCTCCGACGGCACCGACGGCCGCCCCTCTGCTGATGGAGGGCACGGCAACCTCGGGATGGCACATGGTGTGAGCGGTCCGCTCGCCCTGGCAGCCACCGCGATGCGGCACGGCATCACCATCCCCGGCCAGATGCACGCGATCAAACTGATGTGCACCTGGCTGGACTCCTGGCGCCGGGGCACCGAGGGCATCCCGTGGTGGCCGGAGACGGTCTCCCGCACCGAACACCGAGCCGGAGCCACCCGCCAGAGAGGGCCGGGGCGGCCCTCATGGTGCTACGGCAACCCCGGCCTGACGAGAGCGCAGCAACTGGCCGCCGTCGCCCTCGGCGACACCGCCCGGCAGCGACACGCCGAGCACGCCCTGGCCGCATGCCTCGCCGACCCCCACCAGCTCGGCCAGCTCACCGACGCCTCCCTGTGCCACGGCTGGGCCGGGCTCCTCCAGACCGCACGCCGGGCAGCAGCCGACGCGCACATCAGCTCGATTGCAGACCGTCTGCCGGACCTGCGGCAGTACCTCGACCACCACCTGGAGGACCGGATACCCGACGACCACGGGCTGCTGGAGGGCACAGCCGGCATCCAGCTGACCCGCGCCACCACCGCGGTCGCCTGGGACACCTGTCTGCTGCTGGCCGGATGA
- the fxlM gene encoding methyltransferase, FxLD system: MNTTTPTSPEALRSAMVDQLAAEGTLAPGRVEQAMREVPRHAFVPNASLEEAYDPDLAVITKRAQDGAALSCASVPSVVAMMLQQLDIRPGQRILEIGAGTGYNAALLAHLTGDDGRVTTVDIDPEVTDQAAKALQTTGYGHVHVATRDGALGDPDDAPYDRLILTVGAWDLPPAWWDQLSVGGRLVVPLRWRGQTRSVAFVREADHLRSQDVELCGFVPMVGQDGEHQGTIDPGGHVTMHWDADQAITPAALTGVLDQPKTEVWSGATVGPYDSFHGVWLRMTATEPGTCRIAADPTAVQTGLCTPAIPTRSPALVEGDSLAYFTVRRLEAAEGTERRSELGATGHGPTGQQLADRLCEQIRAWEHDRTPQPAITAHPTGTPDAKLPPGQVIDKTAVRLVIAL, translated from the coding sequence ATGAACACCACCACCCCCACCTCACCCGAGGCCCTACGCTCAGCCATGGTCGACCAGCTCGCCGCCGAGGGCACCCTCGCCCCCGGACGCGTCGAGCAGGCGATGCGCGAGGTGCCCCGCCACGCGTTCGTGCCCAACGCCAGCCTCGAGGAGGCCTACGACCCGGACCTGGCCGTCATCACCAAGCGCGCCCAGGACGGCGCCGCCCTGTCGTGTGCGTCGGTGCCCTCCGTCGTCGCCATGATGCTCCAGCAGCTCGACATCCGACCCGGCCAGCGCATCCTGGAGATCGGCGCGGGCACCGGCTACAACGCCGCCCTCCTGGCACACCTGACCGGCGACGACGGCCGGGTCACCACCGTCGACATCGACCCGGAAGTCACCGACCAGGCCGCCAAGGCCCTTCAGACCACCGGCTACGGCCACGTCCACGTCGCCACCCGCGACGGAGCCCTCGGAGACCCGGACGACGCCCCCTACGACCGGCTGATCCTCACCGTCGGCGCCTGGGACCTCCCCCCAGCCTGGTGGGATCAGCTGTCGGTCGGCGGACGGCTCGTGGTCCCGCTGCGCTGGCGCGGCCAGACCCGCTCCGTCGCCTTCGTCCGCGAAGCCGACCACCTGCGCTCCCAGGATGTCGAGCTGTGCGGCTTCGTGCCCATGGTCGGCCAGGACGGCGAACACCAGGGCACCATCGACCCCGGCGGCCACGTCACCATGCACTGGGACGCCGACCAGGCCATCACCCCGGCCGCTCTCACAGGCGTCCTCGACCAGCCCAAGACGGAAGTCTGGTCCGGGGCGACGGTCGGTCCGTACGACTCCTTCCACGGCGTCTGGCTCCGCATGACCGCCACCGAACCCGGCACATGCCGCATCGCCGCCGACCCCACCGCCGTACAAACCGGCCTGTGCACGCCCGCCATCCCCACCCGCAGCCCCGCCCTGGTCGAAGGCGACTCGCTGGCCTACTTCACCGTGCGCCGCCTCGAAGCCGCCGAGGGCACCGAGCGCCGCTCAGAACTCGGCGCCACCGGCCACGGCCCCACCGGGCAACAGCTTGCCGACCGGCTGTGCGAACAGATCCGCGCCTGGGAACACGACCGCACCCCCCAGCCCGCCATCACCGCCCATCCCACGGGCACCCCCGATGCCAAACTCCCCCCAGGGCAGGTCATCGACAAGACCGCCGTCCGCCTCGTGATCGCTCTCTGA
- a CDS encoding RNA polymerase sigma factor yields the protein MTVQDDSGAGIGRDAAERGGQLAGAPVVDEAMFAAFYEAQVEGVFSFLARKAGRDDGGEILSQVFEEFFTWWPKNPEHSKPVGTLYQIARCRLNDHFRRSGRVLTVEADDLAKAAARETHRDELAAVVQRVDLGTALAELTEREVQALSLRYLADLPVKDCADVLGVGIDNMKKILKTALRKLRQSSRMDGYETAGTAKEAHR from the coding sequence GTGACCGTGCAGGACGACTCAGGGGCGGGGATCGGTCGCGACGCGGCCGAGCGCGGCGGGCAGCTCGCCGGTGCGCCGGTTGTCGACGAGGCAATGTTCGCCGCCTTCTACGAAGCCCAGGTCGAGGGGGTCTTCAGCTTTCTGGCCCGCAAGGCCGGGCGGGATGACGGCGGGGAGATCCTCAGTCAGGTGTTCGAGGAGTTCTTCACGTGGTGGCCGAAGAATCCCGAGCATTCCAAGCCGGTGGGGACGCTCTATCAGATCGCGCGCTGTCGTCTGAACGATCATTTTCGTCGCAGCGGGCGGGTCCTGACCGTTGAGGCTGATGACCTTGCCAAGGCTGCGGCCCGCGAGACCCACCGCGACGAGCTCGCGGCCGTCGTCCAGCGTGTCGATCTCGGCACGGCCTTGGCCGAGCTGACCGAACGTGAGGTGCAGGCCCTGTCGCTGCGGTACCTGGCCGATCTGCCGGTGAAGGACTGTGCTGACGTCCTGGGGGTCGGTATCGACAACATGAAGAAGATCCTCAAGACGGCGTTGCGGAAGCTGCGGCAGTCATCCCGTATGGACGGCTACGAGACCGCCGGGACAGCGAAGGAGGCGCACCGGTGA
- a CDS encoding IS5 family transposase (programmed frameshift), giving the protein MTDLVERLVPDELWMLFRRVVPPTEVKRPQGGGRRRAGDRETLAAIIFVATSGCTWRQLPPVFGPAWPTVHRRFAQWSRARVWARLHRVVLDELGARGELDWSRCAIDSVSVRAAKGPLTGPNPTDRGKSGSKIHLITDRNGLPLSLGISGANMHDSLGLKPLVRGIPPFRSRRGPRRRRPAKLHADKGYDYEHLRRWLRQRRIRHRIARKGIESSQRLGRHRWVVERTVSWLAGCRRLHRRYERKAEHFLAFVGIAAALIGYRRLTN; this is encoded by the exons ATGACGGATCTGGTTGAGCGGTTGGTACCGGACGAGTTATGGATGCTGTTCCGGCGGGTGGTGCCGCCGACGGAGGTGAAGCGCCCGCAGGGCGGGGGCCGGCGACGGGCTGGTGACCGCGAGACCCTGGCAGCGATCATCTTCGTGGCCACCTCGGGCTGCACGTGGCGGCAGTTGCCGCCGGTGTTCGGCCCGGCCTGGCCCACGGTTCACCGGCGCTTCGCCCAGTGGAGCCGGGCCAGGGTGTGGGCCAGGCTCCATCGAGTCGTCCTCGATGAACTCGGCGCCCGCGGTGAGCTGGACTGGTCGCGGTGTGCCATCGACTCGGTCAGCGTGCGGGCGGCAAAA GGGCCACTGACGGGACCGAATCCGACCGACCGCGGCAAGAGCGGATCGAAAATCCACCTCATCACGGATCGGAACGGACTGCCCCTGTCGCTGGGTATCTCCGGCGCCAACATGCACGACAGCCTCGGTCTGAAGCCGCTCGTGCGTGGAATCCCACCCTTCCGCTCCCGGCGTGGCCCGCGTCGTCGGCGCCCGGCCAAGCTCCATGCCGACAAGGGCTACGACTACGAGCACCTACGCAGATGGCTTCGCCAGCGGCGCATCCGTCATCGCATCGCCCGCAAGGGCATCGAGTCCTCGCAGCGTCTTGGCCGACACCGCTGGGTTGTTGAAAGGACAGTGTCCTGGCTCGCTGGATGCCGTCGCCTGCACCGCCGCTACGAGCGCAAGGCCGAGCACTTCCTGGCCTTCGTCGGCATAGCCGCAGCTCTGATCGGCTACCGCCGCCTCACCAACTGA
- a CDS encoding helix-turn-helix domain-containing protein produces the protein MLLTTGQAADELGCAVTTFRRLIQAGVLPGLSRRGVRVMVPLEVVQALRDRAVAPLERLQVREIAVLRADVAKPVQEEDRQWLGFSATLPPSDLLKALQGWWRCDAASVAAGEVLPVTLSGYVVAVLTQLTRWEKDNRGRHGFPHAVLAGYVTDLVRPVKELTAPDAADREVADSLLGTHLASHSGGTIAYVTTQSTPV, from the coding sequence GTGTTGCTGACAACGGGGCAGGCTGCCGATGAGTTGGGCTGCGCGGTTACGACCTTCCGACGCCTCATTCAGGCCGGAGTGCTGCCTGGCTTGTCACGCCGTGGGGTGCGTGTGATGGTTCCTCTGGAGGTAGTGCAAGCTCTCCGGGATCGTGCCGTTGCCCCGCTGGAACGACTCCAAGTCCGGGAAATCGCGGTGCTGCGCGCCGACGTGGCCAAGCCGGTACAGGAAGAGGACCGCCAATGGCTCGGATTCTCTGCGACGCTGCCTCCTAGTGACCTCCTGAAGGCGCTGCAGGGCTGGTGGCGCTGTGATGCGGCGAGTGTTGCCGCTGGAGAAGTCCTCCCTGTGACACTCTCCGGCTACGTCGTCGCGGTGCTGACCCAGCTGACACGCTGGGAGAAGGACAACCGTGGCCGGCACGGATTCCCGCACGCCGTCCTGGCTGGCTACGTCACCGACCTGGTGCGACCGGTGAAGGAACTGACGGCACCCGATGCGGCTGACCGGGAAGTGGCCGACTCTCTGCTGGGCACACACCTGGCCTCCCACTCGGGCGGCACCATCGCCTACGTCACCACACAATCCACGCCCGTATAA